In a genomic window of Gloeomargarita sp. SKYB120:
- a CDS encoding peptidylprolyl isomerase: MTAATGVLQVGDQIFQATDLLRLLAVHQLLLPLLRGIVTDKALADIPCIPEETRQWVQAFWQQQQATTPEQQQAWLQKHHLTPEQVEMIASRPHRLQRFKEKTWGADVSSYFLQRKDQLDRVIYSLIRVPDPGVAQEVYFRISDGEQSFTEAAQQFSQGPEAMTGGLIGPMPLGRLHPSLRKLLAMSQPGQLWPPVQLGQWWVIVRLERLLPAQLDDTTRQQLLDELFEQWLEQQLSRLSWKELG; this comes from the coding sequence ATGACGGCAGCGACTGGGGTCTTGCAGGTCGGTGACCAGATTTTTCAGGCTACCGACTTGTTGCGCTTGCTGGCGGTGCATCAATTGTTATTGCCCCTGCTGCGGGGTATTGTGACCGATAAGGCCCTTGCCGACATCCCCTGCATACCGGAAGAGACCCGCCAGTGGGTGCAAGCGTTTTGGCAACAGCAGCAGGCCACCACACCGGAGCAGCAACAAGCCTGGTTACAAAAGCATCACCTGACGCCGGAACAGGTAGAAATGATTGCCAGCCGTCCCCACCGGTTACAACGCTTCAAGGAAAAAACCTGGGGCGCGGACGTGTCCAGTTACTTCCTGCAACGCAAAGACCAGCTCGACCGGGTGATTTACTCGCTCATCCGGGTGCCCGACCCTGGCGTGGCTCAAGAAGTGTACTTTCGCATCAGCGACGGGGAGCAATCCTTTACCGAAGCCGCCCAGCAATTTTCCCAAGGCCCGGAAGCGATGACGGGTGGGCTCATTGGCCCGATGCCCTTGGGGAGACTCCATCCCAGCCTGCGCAAACTGCTAGCGATGAGTCAACCGGGCCAGCTGTGGCCGCCGGTGCAGTTAGGGCAGTGGTGGGTGATAGTGCGCTTGGAACGGCTGTTACCGGCCCAGTTGGACGATACCACGCGCCAGCAACTGCTGGATGAGCTGTTTGAGCAGTGGCTGGAGCAGCAACTGAGCCGCCTGTCGTGGAAGGAGTTGGGATGA
- a CDS encoding peptidase domain-containing ABC transporter codes for MTATAAPIQEFVLGLPFMQALAPAVQQRVLDAIQVWKYRIGQPLLVAHQTPDQVLLLYQGSVRLLFTDPRSQKLVTLARLSPGAVVGWLSALRGQTCETAMAAEESVAVSLPAALFGELWRTQPAWQTYFGPEPTAVEIAEVIAAEWQHQAQQPVDLPLREWVAQLRPHIQCITLQPGPLTLPDVPDCRWWVSVGQVGEYTQGQWLDGAAPHVRVRQVTRLLGVTQPILPESATAAIPVPASPRSDSLTEIPYAPALSGQPAKQASRYPYVQGEGPVGGALACLQMVARFWQLPFRREMLRRLLETRSRQLGGVTPQLMGALVQLLGLDAQLLSVPAPLLTRVETPALVQWQGQWVVLFAVSPAEVVLGVPEQGLVYREPAKLLPTFGDDITLLTLKKTAHTPQKRFGWGWFWPVIWRYRRVLAEVFIASFFVQLFSLANPLMIQIIIDKVLVQNSVSTLHVLGMLLLGIAVAEAVLGALRTYLFVDTTNRMDLALGSAVIDHLLRLPLRYYERRPVGELATRINELENIRQFLTGTALTVVLDAVFSVVYIVVMVIYSWLLTLLALATVPLFALLTLLAAPLMRRQLRTKAERNAETQAYFTEVITGIQTVKAQNLELTARWRWQGHYGRYISAGFQTVITATTAHSVSNFLNQLSGLLLIWVGAFLVLKGELTLGQLIAFRIIAGYTTSPLLRLVQLWQNFQETALSLERLADIVDTPQEAEDSTQIPMPPIVGAIRLEEVSFRFSPNGPWQLVNISLEIQPGTFVGIVGQSGAGKSTLTKLIARLYTPESGRILIDNYDIAKVDLYSLRQQIGMVLQEPLLFDGTILENIAQSNPDLPIEAIIEAAKIACAHEFIMALPQGYNTRVGERGSALSGGQRQRIALARVLVQQPRLLILDEATSALDYDTEQQVCANLRRAFQGVTVLFVTHRLSTIRQADRILVMDKGRIVEDGTHDELMALKGRYYSLYQKQD; via the coding sequence ATGACCGCGACTGCAGCGCCGATTCAGGAGTTTGTGCTGGGGTTGCCGTTTATGCAGGCGCTGGCCCCAGCCGTGCAGCAGCGCGTGCTTGACGCCATCCAAGTCTGGAAGTATCGCATAGGCCAGCCGTTGCTGGTGGCCCACCAAACTCCGGACCAGGTGTTGCTGCTCTATCAAGGCTCCGTGCGGCTGTTATTTACTGACCCCCGCAGCCAGAAGCTGGTGACGCTGGCGCGGTTGTCGCCTGGGGCGGTGGTGGGGTGGCTGAGCGCCCTGCGGGGCCAAACCTGTGAAACGGCGATGGCAGCCGAAGAAAGCGTAGCGGTGAGCCTACCGGCGGCGCTGTTTGGGGAGCTGTGGCGCACTCAACCCGCGTGGCAAACGTATTTCGGTCCGGAACCCACGGCGGTGGAGATAGCGGAAGTCATCGCTGCGGAATGGCAACACCAGGCGCAGCAACCGGTGGATTTGCCCTTGCGGGAATGGGTGGCCCAACTGCGGCCCCACATCCAGTGCATTACCCTGCAGCCAGGGCCCTTGACCTTGCCCGACGTGCCGGACTGTCGTTGGTGGGTCAGCGTGGGCCAGGTGGGCGAGTATACCCAGGGGCAATGGCTCGACGGGGCAGCTCCCCATGTGCGGGTCCGCCAGGTGACGCGCTTGCTGGGAGTCACCCAGCCCATCCTACCTGAGTCTGCAACGGCGGCTATTCCCGTTCCGGCGTCACCCCGCTCGGATTCGCTGACGGAGATTCCCTATGCGCCGGCGTTGAGTGGGCAACCAGCCAAGCAGGCCAGCCGTTATCCCTACGTGCAGGGGGAAGGACCTGTTGGGGGCGCGTTGGCCTGCCTGCAGATGGTGGCGAGGTTTTGGCAACTCCCTTTCCGGCGCGAAATGCTGCGGCGACTGTTGGAAACCCGCAGTCGGCAACTTGGCGGCGTGACGCCCCAGTTAATGGGTGCGCTGGTGCAACTGCTGGGGTTGGATGCGCAACTGCTCAGCGTCCCCGCCCCCTTGTTGACCCGCGTGGAAACGCCGGCGCTGGTGCAGTGGCAGGGGCAGTGGGTGGTGCTGTTTGCCGTTTCGCCGGCTGAAGTGGTGCTGGGGGTGCCGGAGCAGGGCCTGGTGTACCGGGAGCCGGCTAAACTCTTGCCGACCTTTGGGGATGACATCACGCTCTTGACGCTCAAAAAAACGGCCCACACGCCCCAAAAACGGTTTGGCTGGGGCTGGTTTTGGCCGGTGATTTGGCGCTACCGGCGGGTATTAGCGGAAGTTTTTATTGCGTCCTTTTTCGTGCAATTATTCAGCTTGGCGAACCCTTTGATGATTCAAATCATCATTGATAAAGTCCTGGTTCAAAACAGCGTCAGCACGCTGCATGTGCTGGGGATGTTGCTGCTGGGGATAGCGGTGGCGGAAGCCGTCTTAGGGGCACTGCGCACGTATTTGTTTGTCGACACCACCAACCGGATGGACCTGGCGCTGGGGTCAGCAGTGATTGACCACTTGTTGCGCTTGCCGTTGCGCTATTACGAGCGGCGACCGGTAGGGGAATTAGCCACCCGCATCAATGAGCTGGAAAACATCCGGCAATTTCTGACCGGCACGGCGCTCACTGTGGTGCTTGATGCCGTGTTTTCGGTGGTCTACATCGTGGTGATGGTGATTTACAGTTGGTTGCTGACGCTGCTTGCCCTGGCGACCGTGCCCTTGTTTGCCCTGTTGACCCTGCTGGCGGCGCCTTTGATGCGGCGGCAGTTGCGCACCAAAGCCGAGCGCAACGCAGAAACCCAAGCCTACTTCACGGAAGTCATCACAGGGATTCAAACGGTGAAGGCGCAAAATTTGGAGCTGACGGCGCGCTGGCGCTGGCAAGGCCACTACGGTCGCTACATCAGCGCGGGGTTTCAAACCGTGATAACGGCAACGACGGCCCATTCAGTGAGTAACTTTCTCAACCAGCTGTCGGGTTTGTTGCTGATTTGGGTGGGGGCGTTTTTAGTGCTCAAAGGGGAATTGACGCTGGGGCAATTGATTGCCTTTCGCATTATTGCCGGCTACACCACTAGTCCCCTGTTGCGGCTGGTGCAACTGTGGCAAAACTTTCAGGAGACGGCGCTATCCCTGGAGCGGCTAGCCGACATTGTGGACACGCCGCAAGAAGCAGAAGACAGCACCCAGATTCCCATGCCGCCCATCGTGGGGGCGATTCGCTTGGAAGAAGTCAGTTTTCGGTTTAGTCCCAACGGGCCGTGGCAATTGGTCAATATCTCGTTAGAGATTCAACCCGGAACTTTCGTGGGGATTGTGGGGCAAAGTGGGGCGGGCAAAAGCACGCTGACCAAGCTGATAGCGCGGTTGTACACCCCGGAGTCGGGACGGATATTGATTGACAATTACGACATTGCCAAGGTGGATTTGTACTCGCTGCGCCAGCAGATTGGAATGGTGTTGCAAGAGCCGTTGTTGTTCGACGGCACGATTTTGGAAAACATTGCCCAGTCGAATCCGGATTTACCCATCGAAGCGATTATTGAAGCTGCGAAGATTGCCTGTGCGCATGAGTTCATCATGGCATTGCCCCAGGGGTACAACACGCGGGTGGGGGAGCGGGGGAGTGCGCTTTCGGGTGGGCAACGGCAACGGATTGCTCTGGCGCGGGTGTTGGTGCAACAGCCCCGGTTGCTAATTTTGGACGAGGCCACCAGCGCGTTGGATTACGACACGGAGCAGCAGGTGTGTGCTAATTTGCGGCGGGCGTTCCAAGGGGTGACGGTGTTGTTTGTGACGCACCGGTTGAGCACGATTCGCCAGGCGGACCGGATTTTAGTGATGGACAAGGGGCGGATTGTGGAAGATGGCACGCACGACGAATTAATGGCCCTGAAAGGGCGGTATTATTCGCTGTATCAAAAACAGGACTAG
- a CDS encoding HlyD family type I secretion periplasmic adaptor subunit: protein MSLDRPVTNLQKRPPAAIAALDQPVVLQQPSIWSHVILWSLIVSATGAVTWAALAPIEQAVQAQGKLEPAGKVQEVRVPVNGVVRAVHVREGEQVQKGQLLLTLDPRLNQADLAASRQLRDNLVAENRIYRAFLAGNLQVGNLTPEQRAMLNESYRERATRIAATQERIEQLREQLRQNQALLTSNLEVLKLNRQLLQDLQTLVEEGGLARVQYVRLQQEVLEQQAEVERLERERPRLESAMRQATQELQNTIAASRRDLLLRISDNERRIAEINRQLQQAQVSQQYQEVRAPVGGMVFDLQVHAPGYVANVNDLRPLLKIVPTDRLVGKVFITNRDIGFVKPGMPVDVRIDTFPFSEFGDVKGKVVQIGSDALPPDAVYNFFRFPATIELERQYLVVDGRQVPLQSGMSISANIRTRQRTVLSIFTELFTRQTESLRYVR from the coding sequence ATGAGTCTGGACCGTCCAGTGACGAACCTGCAAAAACGCCCGCCTGCGGCGATAGCCGCATTGGACCAGCCGGTGGTGTTGCAACAGCCTAGTATTTGGTCACACGTGATTTTATGGTCGTTGATTGTGAGTGCAACGGGCGCGGTGACATGGGCGGCGCTGGCGCCAATAGAACAAGCGGTGCAGGCCCAGGGGAAACTGGAACCAGCAGGGAAAGTGCAGGAGGTACGGGTGCCGGTCAATGGGGTCGTGCGCGCGGTGCATGTGCGCGAAGGGGAGCAAGTGCAAAAAGGGCAATTGCTGCTGACGCTCGACCCGCGCTTGAACCAGGCGGATTTAGCGGCCAGCCGCCAGCTACGGGACAATTTGGTCGCGGAAAACCGGATTTACCGGGCGTTTTTGGCGGGGAACTTGCAAGTTGGCAACCTAACGCCCGAGCAGCGAGCGATGCTCAACGAGAGTTATCGGGAGCGAGCGACACGCATCGCAGCCACGCAAGAACGGATCGAGCAACTGCGGGAACAACTGCGCCAGAATCAAGCGTTGTTGACCAGTAATCTGGAAGTACTCAAACTCAATCGCCAGTTACTCCAGGACTTGCAAACCTTGGTCGAAGAAGGGGGTTTGGCGCGGGTGCAGTATGTGCGCCTGCAGCAGGAGGTTTTAGAGCAACAGGCCGAAGTCGAGCGCCTCGAACGGGAACGCCCCCGGCTGGAAAGCGCGATGCGTCAAGCCACCCAAGAGTTGCAAAATACCATTGCCGCCAGCCGACGCGACCTGCTTTTGCGCATCAGTGACAATGAGCGTCGGATTGCTGAGATTAATCGGCAACTGCAACAGGCGCAGGTTTCCCAGCAGTATCAGGAAGTGCGGGCGCCGGTGGGGGGGATGGTGTTTGATTTACAAGTCCATGCACCGGGTTATGTGGCCAACGTGAATGATTTGCGTCCTTTGCTCAAGATTGTGCCGACGGACCGGTTGGTGGGCAAGGTGTTTATCACAAATCGGGACATTGGTTTTGTGAAACCGGGGATGCCGGTGGATGTGCGCATTGACACATTTCCGTTTAGCGAGTTTGGGGATGTCAAGGGGAAGGTGGTGCAGATTGGTTCCGATGCGCTGCCGCCGGATGCGGTGTACAACTTTTTCCGGTTTCCAGCGACGATTGAGTTAGAGCGGCAGTATCTGGTAGTAGATGGGCGCCAAGTGCCCCTGCAGTCGGGGATGAGTATCTCGGCCAACATTCGTACCCGCCAGCGCACGGTGCTGAGCATCTTCACGGAGTTGTTCACCCGCCAAACCGAAAGCCTGCGATATGTCCGGTAG
- a CDS encoding sulfurtransferase has product MAEKVLLSPQELFALSVSEPVVIIDTRDPKDYAKGHIPNAVNIREIFTYLADSTPEGIASMSAKFADIFGAAGLSGEETAVVYEEAMNRGFGQSCRGYFLLKYLGYPRVMILHGGYQAWLSAGLPISTEPANPIAKKFPVQINPEIWLTKEEMLAGIGKEGVVILDVRDRDEWLGESSSPYGRDFCPRKGRIPGAVWIEWYNFMDTTREPVMFKSGPEILEMCRSKGVTPDKSIYVYCFKGSRASNTLVALKEAGFRDVRNYFASWNEWSRIPELPIETGQPAMV; this is encoded by the coding sequence ATGGCCGAAAAGGTACTCTTGTCTCCCCAGGAGCTATTTGCTCTCAGTGTGAGTGAGCCAGTAGTCATTATTGATACGCGTGACCCAAAAGACTATGCTAAGGGCCATATCCCGAATGCAGTGAATATCCGTGAAATTTTTACCTATTTGGCAGATTCTACGCCTGAAGGCATTGCCAGTATGAGCGCTAAATTTGCCGATATTTTTGGTGCAGCTGGTCTGTCAGGTGAAGAAACTGCTGTGGTTTATGAAGAAGCCATGAACCGGGGTTTTGGTCAATCCTGCCGAGGTTATTTTCTGCTCAAGTATCTTGGCTACCCTAGGGTTATGATTCTGCATGGTGGTTACCAGGCATGGTTATCAGCTGGTTTGCCTATCTCTACAGAGCCAGCAAATCCCATTGCCAAGAAATTTCCTGTCCAGATTAATCCAGAAATTTGGCTGACGAAGGAAGAAATGCTGGCCGGAATTGGTAAAGAAGGTGTGGTAATTCTTGATGTGCGTGATCGTGATGAGTGGTTAGGAGAGAGTTCTTCGCCCTATGGTAGGGATTTTTGCCCCCGCAAGGGTCGGATTCCTGGCGCAGTTTGGATTGAGTGGTATAACTTCATGGATACCACTAGAGAGCCAGTAATGTTTAAATCTGGACCGGAAATATTGGAAATGTGTCGTTCCAAAGGCGTTACTCCCGATAAAAGTATTTACGTATATTGCTTCAAGGGTTCACGAGCCTCCAATACTTTAGTGGCGCTCAAAGAAGCGGGCTTTAGAGATGTGCGCAACTATTTTGCTTCCTGGAATGAATGGTCCCGTATCCCCGAATTACCGATTGAAACAGGTCAACCGGCCATGGTGTAA
- a CDS encoding acyl-CoA/acyl-ACP dehydrogenase, with protein sequence MVASVALGNAQFLSGATLISHLKAAVKEKLQPMTEAIDRLGLYPKDFLRYIGALGAYAQAVDSDFGGTGQGLLGTLQVIETVARECGSTGFLTWCQNACAWYMQNSDNLFLKHTVLPAVARGEFLAGTGLSNPMKHFAGIEKINLIAQPCQGGYVLNGMLPWVSNIGDGHYFAIAARLANSGNYLMAIVKGGEPGLVLRNDAHFIALEGTGTFKCIFRDYFVSSEWILSAPCTQYVELIKPGFILSQVGIGLGIVASCIELIRQQNRRKSHVNCFLDDQAESLEKELDELRRNSHHLAEVIGCGQKFLSKETLKEVIICRIKASELALRAAQSAMLHAGAIAYLENSPYYRKLREAYFVAIVTPALKHLRKMLASLE encoded by the coding sequence ATGGTTGCATCCGTTGCTCTTGGCAATGCCCAATTTCTATCAGGGGCAACTCTCATATCTCATTTAAAGGCGGCGGTCAAAGAAAAGCTCCAGCCCATGACGGAGGCAATTGACCGTTTAGGTCTTTATCCCAAGGATTTTCTCAGGTACATTGGCGCTTTGGGAGCATATGCCCAGGCCGTTGATTCTGATTTTGGTGGCACTGGTCAGGGATTGCTGGGCACTCTACAAGTGATTGAGACTGTTGCCCGTGAATGCGGCAGTACTGGTTTCCTAACATGGTGCCAGAATGCTTGTGCCTGGTATATGCAAAACTCTGATAATCTCTTTTTGAAACATACAGTCCTACCAGCAGTCGCCAGGGGTGAATTTCTAGCTGGTACAGGTTTATCTAACCCCATGAAACACTTTGCTGGCATCGAAAAGATTAACCTGATTGCTCAACCTTGCCAGGGAGGATATGTTCTGAATGGTATGCTTCCCTGGGTTTCAAATATCGGAGACGGTCATTACTTTGCTATTGCTGCGCGTTTGGCTAATTCAGGTAATTACTTGATGGCAATTGTGAAGGGTGGAGAGCCAGGTTTAGTTTTACGCAATGATGCCCATTTTATTGCTCTCGAAGGAACGGGCACTTTTAAATGTATATTCCGTGATTATTTTGTCAGTAGTGAATGGATCTTATCTGCGCCCTGCACTCAGTACGTAGAATTGATCAAGCCTGGATTTATTCTGAGTCAAGTTGGTATAGGACTGGGTATTGTTGCTAGTTGTATTGAACTTATCCGGCAACAGAATCGTCGTAAATCCCATGTAAACTGTTTTCTGGATGACCAGGCTGAAAGCTTAGAAAAGGAGCTAGATGAGCTACGTCGCAATTCCCACCATCTTGCGGAGGTGATTGGTTGTGGTCAGAAATTCCTTTCAAAGGAGACGCTTAAAGAAGTAATTATATGTAGAATCAAAGCGTCAGAACTGGCTCTGCGCGCCGCTCAATCTGCAATGTTGCACGCAGGTGCAATTGCCTATTTGGAAAACAGTCCCTATTATCGTAAGTTGAGAGAGGCTTACTTTGTTGCTATTGTAACCCCTGCACTTAAGCACTTGCGTAAGATGCTAGCTTCCCTCGAGTGA
- a CDS encoding OsmC family protein, with product MTQSAEIKTCLRPVSKDGLVSLAEKAKANPNAVATLKVKTVCEGQFRNLNYVRNLPAHIIDEPPTLLGQDTAPNPSEAVLAALGSCLSVGIHANAIMRGIQLTKLELYVEGDINITGVWGIGDLSEKRLGFSDIRVQVDIAAEGVDRAALEDLVAHANYWSPVANTLRNPVNMTVTLA from the coding sequence ATGACTCAATCGGCGGAAATCAAGACCTGTTTGCGTCCAGTGAGCAAAGACGGGTTGGTGTCCTTGGCGGAAAAGGCTAAAGCCAATCCCAATGCAGTGGCCACGTTGAAGGTCAAGACAGTATGCGAAGGACAATTTCGGAATTTGAATTACGTTCGGAACTTACCAGCCCACATTATTGATGAACCTCCCACTTTACTCGGGCAAGATACAGCTCCGAACCCATCTGAAGCAGTGCTTGCTGCGCTAGGCTCATGCCTATCGGTTGGGATTCATGCCAACGCCATCATGCGTGGTATCCAGCTAACGAAGCTAGAGCTGTATGTAGAAGGGGATATCAATATCACTGGCGTCTGGGGAATTGGCGATTTATCGGAAAAGCGTTTGGGGTTTTCCGACATTCGTGTGCAAGTGGACATTGCTGCCGAAGGGGTTGATAGGGCGGCGCTGGAGGATTTGGTTGCCCATGCCAACTACTGGTCTCCCGTGGCAAATACCTTGCGCAATCCTGTCAACATGACCGTAACTCTTGCCTAG
- a CDS encoding ABC transporter ATP-binding protein: MDRVTRRSTKNYVALSDINLDIEPNTFVSIIGPSGCGKSTLLNIIAGLVRPTGGKVFLNGQPITGPGPDRGVVFQNYSLLPWMTALENILFAIETVFPQMTKPQRLSLAYEYIELVGLRGAERKYPHELSGGMKQRVSIARALAIEPQILLMDEPFGALDALTRGYLQDEVERIWEQKRKTVVLVTHSIEEALLLSDKIIMMTRGPSAKIDRILDVPFPRPRHRDTLDQQAGYHELKALMEEHLTRETREVEKAQNLG; this comes from the coding sequence ATGGATAGGGTGACGCGTCGCTCAACTAAGAATTACGTTGCTCTTTCTGACATCAACCTGGATATAGAACCTAATACATTTGTATCCATCATTGGGCCTTCTGGTTGTGGAAAGTCAACACTACTGAATATCATCGCTGGTTTGGTGCGACCGACTGGGGGCAAGGTATTTCTCAATGGTCAACCTATTACTGGTCCAGGACCTGACCGTGGCGTTGTTTTCCAGAACTATTCATTGCTACCCTGGATGACGGCCTTGGAGAATATTCTTTTTGCTATTGAGACTGTTTTTCCACAGATGACTAAGCCCCAACGCCTTAGTCTTGCTTATGAATATATTGAGCTGGTGGGATTGCGCGGCGCCGAGCGGAAGTACCCCCACGAACTCTCTGGAGGCATGAAACAAAGAGTCAGTATTGCGCGTGCATTAGCAATTGAGCCACAAATTTTGCTCATGGACGAGCCATTTGGTGCACTTGATGCACTAACGAGAGGGTATCTTCAGGATGAAGTTGAGCGTATCTGGGAACAAAAACGCAAAACGGTTGTGCTAGTTACTCACAGTATCGAAGAAGCCCTGCTGCTATCGGACAAAATTATCATGATGACTAGGGGCCCCTCAGCCAAAATTGACCGGATTTTAGATGTACCATTTCCACGACCGCGACATCGGGATACCTTGGACCAACAAGCCGGTTATCACGAGCTGAAGGCTTTAATGGAAGAACATCTCACGCGGGAAACCCGTGAAGTCGAAAAAGCCCAGAATTTAGGGTAG
- a CDS encoding ABC transporter permease — MPTVWERHRNITALALFILSFMVLVTLWDMGVKARIFSELIPSPFDTAKEFWRWVSNPFYDNGPNDKGIGWLVLFSLRRVCLGFLIGVSIAIPVGVLMGLSEVVDKALNPYVQVLRPVSPLAWLPLGLGLLKDSEATALFVITITSMWPTLLNTRFGVSTVDKSYLDVTRFLGASFWRTITRVILPAAAPNIVAGMRIGFGIAWLVIVAAEIIIGNLGMGYFVWNEWNNLSITSLITGIIVIGFVGLLFDRLFALLQSWVAYGRQV; from the coding sequence ATGCCAACCGTATGGGAACGTCATCGAAACATTACGGCCTTGGCGCTGTTCATTCTTTCATTCATGGTCTTAGTGACGCTGTGGGATATGGGTGTCAAGGCGCGTATTTTCTCGGAGCTGATCCCTTCTCCCTTTGATACTGCTAAGGAGTTTTGGCGGTGGGTATCCAATCCATTCTACGACAATGGGCCTAATGATAAGGGGATTGGGTGGCTGGTTTTGTTTAGCTTACGCCGTGTTTGTTTAGGCTTTTTAATCGGCGTATCTATTGCCATTCCTGTAGGTGTTCTCATGGGACTCTCGGAAGTGGTTGATAAGGCGCTAAATCCCTATGTTCAAGTCCTCAGACCAGTCTCACCGCTGGCTTGGTTGCCCTTAGGCTTGGGATTACTCAAGGACTCAGAGGCGACAGCTTTATTCGTTATCACAATTACCAGTATGTGGCCCACCCTGCTGAATACTAGGTTTGGGGTGAGCACCGTGGACAAATCCTACCTAGATGTCACTCGTTTCTTGGGGGCTTCTTTCTGGCGCACAATTACAAGAGTCATTCTACCCGCCGCTGCACCGAACATTGTTGCTGGTATGCGGATAGGGTTTGGCATTGCTTGGCTAGTAATTGTGGCGGCAGAGATTATCATTGGCAATCTAGGGATGGGTTATTTTGTGTGGAATGAGTGGAATAATTTGAGCATCACCAGCCTGATTACGGGGATAATTGTCATTGGTTTCGTCGGCCTTTTATTTGACCGACTTTTTGCATTGCTTCAGAGTTGGGTTGCTTACGGGAGGCAAGTATGA
- a CDS encoding ABC transporter substrate-binding protein, with the protein MAVWTKSVSIYLGEQQEPHEELRCFCGGMHSPQEHDHQALGMPQDPIDLADDFYKMGLYSPEAVALGEKLAKAEMLDALFTDYVAGDDPLKRQLCEELIKEAGGVAAAFRAAFGPQVEEFLGATLKKGSFSRRHFLKQITIAAGLLALAFSMQSILTQDDLRAQDKGPGKPEKNQLKIGFIPITCATPIIMSKPLGFYKKYGLEVELIKMPSWPAIRDSAIAGELDAYHMLTPMPIAMTLGLGSVTFPMRLASIENIHGQSIVVANKHQGKVKGPRDFRGFSIGVPFPYSVHNLLIRYYLATAGLNPDRDVEIVIIPPPEALAKMAAGQLDAFLLPDSVGQRAVFNKVGHIIMLSKELWQGHPCCAFAASQRWISDHPNTFRAVNKAIIDGCGFSRQAVNRPRIARAIAAREFLNAPEPVINAVLTGNFEDGQGRKFNVPDRIDFDPYPWKSFAYWLMSQMVRWNLMPEKQARYKEIADQVFQTALARTLARETGQNPPTQELRVERLKFDTFNPQNPAAYIAEQRRRFKL; encoded by the coding sequence ATGGCTGTTTGGACGAAAAGCGTTTCTATCTACCTGGGTGAGCAACAGGAGCCGCATGAAGAATTGAGATGTTTTTGTGGCGGGATGCATTCGCCCCAAGAGCATGACCATCAGGCGCTTGGTATGCCACAAGACCCCATTGACCTGGCCGATGACTTCTACAAGATGGGGCTGTACAGTCCAGAGGCAGTTGCTTTGGGAGAAAAACTTGCCAAGGCTGAAATGCTAGATGCTTTGTTCACAGATTATGTGGCGGGGGACGACCCTCTAAAACGGCAACTGTGTGAGGAACTTATCAAAGAAGCTGGCGGAGTAGCCGCTGCATTCCGTGCTGCATTTGGCCCACAGGTCGAAGAATTTTTAGGCGCAACTCTGAAAAAAGGAAGTTTTAGCCGTCGCCATTTTCTCAAGCAAATCACCATTGCAGCAGGTTTACTAGCGCTTGCCTTTTCGATGCAGTCTATCCTAACCCAGGACGACCTAAGAGCGCAGGACAAAGGTCCAGGTAAACCCGAGAAAAATCAACTTAAAATCGGCTTTATCCCCATTACCTGCGCCACACCCATCATCATGTCAAAGCCACTGGGCTTTTACAAAAAATATGGCCTTGAGGTGGAATTGATAAAAATGCCGAGCTGGCCGGCTATTAGGGATTCAGCGATTGCGGGTGAACTGGATGCCTATCACATGCTAACACCCATGCCCATTGCGATGACACTGGGACTTGGTTCAGTGACTTTCCCGATGCGCTTGGCTAGCATAGAAAACATCCATGGACAGTCGATTGTTGTAGCTAACAAGCACCAGGGTAAAGTTAAAGGGCCTAGAGATTTCCGTGGTTTCAGTATCGGTGTGCCTTTCCCCTATTCGGTGCATAATTTGCTGATTCGTTACTATTTGGCAACGGCGGGTCTCAATCCTGACCGGGACGTGGAGATTGTCATTATTCCACCTCCTGAAGCCCTAGCAAAGATGGCCGCTGGACAGTTGGATGCCTTTTTGCTTCCTGATAGTGTCGGACAGCGGGCTGTCTTCAATAAAGTGGGTCACATCATCATGCTCAGCAAAGAATTGTGGCAGGGCCATCCCTGTTGTGCCTTTGCGGCTAGTCAGCGCTGGATCAGTGACCACCCCAATACCTTCCGCGCCGTGAACAAGGCGATTATTGACGGCTGTGGTTTTTCGCGACAGGCCGTTAATCGCCCAAGAATTGCTAGAGCCATTGCCGCTAGAGAATTTTTGAACGCACCTGAGCCAGTGATCAACGCTGTGCTGACGGGTAACTTTGAGGACGGTCAAGGCCGAAAATTCAATGTCCCTGACCGGATTGACTTTGACCCTTACCCCTGGAAGAGTTTTGCCTATTGGCTCATGTCCCAGATGGTGCGTTGGAATCTGATGCCGGAAAAGCAGGCTCGCTACAAAGAAATTGCTGATCAAGTTTTCCAAACAGCTCTCGCAAGAACCTTAGCTCGGGAGACGGGGCAGAATCCACCCACACAAGAGCTACGGGTTGAACGTTTGAAGTTTGATACTTTTAATCCTCAAAATCCTGCAGCTTATATCGCTGAGCAAAGAAGGAGGTTTAAATTGTAG